The Gloeocapsa sp. PCC 73106 DNA segment GTCATAGTATCGCTACCTGGACCACCATTCAATCTGTCGCTACCTACACCACCTAATAACAAATCATTACCCGCAGCACCAGTGAGAGTGTCGTTACCCCCCAGGCCATTAATGGTATCGTTACCAGCACCACCAACCAAGTTGTTAGGTGCGAAGGTCCCTCTGAGATTTACACCAGGTGTGGGGGGAGGAGGATCAATGATAGGGCCATCTGCTGACTCACCATAAATTACATAAACCTCTCCTTTGTTAGAATTAGCCCCGGGAGCTCCAATTAACAAGTCATCTATACCATCGTTGTTGAAATCGTCAGCACCCACGCTCTGACCCGCTTCGTTATCAGCATCAATCCCTCTGGCTATAAAACCATTGGTACCATTTAAGCTGATAGCAGGTATAGTACCACTGGTATAGTTGGTGCGACCATACACTACGTAAACTTCCCCAGCATCTGTTCTGGCACTATCAGGATCTGCATCAGAAGCGCCCACAATCAGGTCATTTCGCCCATCACCATTGATATCCCCCGCGCTAACGCTATTGCCAGCATAATCACCATTTGCTCTTCCGGTAATGGCAAAGCCATTGGTACCAGTAAGGGTAGTAGTAGCCAAATCTATAATACCGCCACCACGACCAAAGATTACATAAGCTCTTCCCGCACCTCTAAAGGGAGCACTAATAATCACATCGTCATTACTACTACCGCCAACATTTCCAGTCCCGCTCACGGACCAGCCTGCGTAGTCAGTACCGACACCATCAACTCGGAGAAAACTGAAAGTGCTAAGGTCTCTGTCTACAAAAGTTGAGTTATTATCACCCGAGATGATAAAAGCAGTACCCTCGTTACCGTTAGCCTCCTCAGCGCCCACGATGAGATCATTAGGTCCAATGCCATCGAAATTCCCGGCACTGGCCACATCAGCACCGAATTCGGCATCAGCAATGACATTATTATCTATTCTCAGACCATTGGTGGTATTGAGCGAGCCTGCAACGTTTAGATCTAATGCCTCAGTGGGGAAATTGGGACCACCATAGATGATAAAAACTGACCCATCGTCACCATTAGCATCAGGAGCGCCAATTGCTACATCGGAGATACCATCGCCGTTAAAATCTCCAGCGCTCCCAACAGATTCACCGAAATCCTCACCTGCAATACCTTGAATCTGAATAAATCTATTATCATTGGGAGTTAGCAAACTTAAATCAGCGGTTGTGGTTCCGCCAAAGATTACATAAGCGCTATCACTATCATCTGCCCCAACGATAAAATCATTGAAACCATCCTGGTTGACATCCCCCCCTACGCCAGCCAAGTCTTCGCCAAGACCGCTACCAACCGGACCAATAATACGATAACCATTAGGACCAAGAGCGTTGACGTTTAAATTGTTGGGTATGCCATTAGCATTACCAAAAATTACATAGGCTCTGTTATTATCTTCTTCCGCAATTACAAAATCATCAATACCATCTCTGTTAATATCTCCTATGCTCGAAAGCTCATCGGCGAAGTCCAAGGATTCAGAAACACCCTGTATCACGGTACCGTTAGTACCATCTATATTCGCTAGTTCAAATGGTGAAGCAATGGTCATATTCATACCTCCTTAATTGTAATAAAGTCGCAAGAAGATGTAGCATGTAGAGTATCTACAACTTAAACTATCACAATTTTTCTAAAATTTTAGTTACGTCGCTGAAAAGTTTAAAAAACTTCATGACCAGGTTAGAGTAATTGAAATTCCCACCCCCAAATCTAGAGAGTGGGAATGAGAAGCTTTGCTTTAGGCAGTTACTACAAAGTTACTATTAGTAAGACTTAAGTTAGAACTCAAAGTAGCTAATTGAGTAGAAGTAGTACTATTGGACCAGAAGAACAAATCGCCTGTACCCGAGTTGTAACTGAATCCAGGGGTAGTACCAGGTGCACCTGTACCTACGGCAAAGTTAGCGCCAGTCACAGCGCCCACACCAAAGCCAGCACCGGAAACCGCAATATCGTCTTGGGCTACACTGAAATCGGTAATGGTGTCAATTCCTTCTGTCGGGCCACTGTACACAAAAAAGTCAGAACCAAGACCGCCAGTCATGGTATCGCTACCAGGACCACCATTTAATCTGTCGCTACCTGCACCACCATTCAATAAATCATTACCACCGAAACCTGTAAGAGTATCATTACCCAAGAGACCATAAATGGTATTGTTACCTGCACCACCAACCAAGTTGTCAGGTCTGAAGGTCCCCCTGATATTTACGCCGGGTGTGAGACCAGGACCATTTGTCGACTCACCATAAATTACATAAGCCTCCCCTTTGTTAGAATTACCTCGAGGAGCTCCAATTAACAGGTCATCTATACCATCGTTGTTGAAATCGCCAGCACTCACGCTAGTACCTGCTTGGTTACCAGCATCAATACCTGTGGCTATGAAACCATTAGTACCATTTAAGCTGATAACAGGTATATTACCACTTGTGTAGTTAGTGCGACCATAGACTACGTAAACTTCCCCAGCATCTGTTCTGGCACTATCAGGATCAGCAAAACGAGCACCCACAATCAGGTCATTTTGACCATCACCATTAATATCACCCGCGCTAACGCTTCTGCCCGCTTGGTCACCACTTGCTCTTCCGGTAATGGCAAAGCCATCGGTACCAGTAAGAGTAGTAGTAGCTAAATCTAGAATACCGCCACCACGACCAAAAATGACATAAGCCTTTCCATTAGTAGAGCCGCGAGCGCCAATAATCACATCGTCATTACTACTACCGCCAACATTTCCAGTCCCACTTACAGACTCGCCTAATAATTCATTGCTAGTACCATCGACTCGGAGAAAGCTAAAAGTGCTAAGATTTCTGGGTGTAGAACTTGAGTTATTATCACTCGAGATGATAAAAGCAGTACCATCATTCGTACTGGCAACAGGAGCGCCCACGATTAAATCATCGCCCCCAACACCGTCGAAATTGCCCGCACTGGCCACATCTGTACCGAATTCGGCATCGGTGATTAAATTATTATTTATTCTAAGACCATTGGTGACATTAAACTCCGTGGTATTGCCTACATTTAATTCCTCAGTGGGGAAATTGGCACCACCATAGATGATAAAAACTGCCCCGTTGTCACCATTAGCACCAGGAGCACCAATGACTACATCGGAGACCCCATCGCCGTTAAAATCTCCAGCCCCACCAACAGATTGACCGAAATCCTCACCTGCAATACCTTGAATTTTAATAAATCTACTATTATTGGTACTACTCACACTTAAATCAGCGATCGTAGTTCCTCCAAAGATTACATAAGCGCTATTACTATCATCTGCCCCAACAATAAAATCATTGAAACCATCCTGGTTGACATCTCCCCCTACACCAGCCACGTCTTCGCTAAAACCACTAGGACCAATAATACGATAACCATTAGGATTAAGAGCGTTGACGTTTAAATTGTTGGGTATACCATTAGCATTACCAAGAATTACATAAGCTCTGTTATTATTTTCTTCCGCAATTACAAAATCATCAATGCCATCGCTGTTAATATCTCCTATGTTCGAGAGATCATCAGCGAAGATCGAAGCTGCAGAAACACCCTGTACCACTGTACCGTTAATACCATCTATATTTGCTAGTTCAAATGGCGAAACAATCGTCATATTTACACATTTTTATTAATAACAACATTTAATATTTACATATTTTTAGCATAAATTCGTATTCTGTTAACCGCATGAATACCAATCATCGCTTTGAAGTAATTAGACTCTGGGAAGTACCTGCAGCAGAATTGTTAAAATATAAAGGTTTATTTCCCTTAGCTAGTTTGGGAAAAAGCGAGAATCGGCTAGAAACATTGCATTACGCCTACTCAAGCGCAAATTTCAAAACATTACCCCAGAAATAGAACAGCGCATTCAAAGCTTAACTCTAACTCAACTAGAAGACTTATTAGATTTTCAACAGAAAACCGATGTAAGATCCATGTGGTAGGATTAATTATAGTGATCGCTCTATCGACGCTAAAATATGCAGCCTAAATTTAAAGATCAGTTAGCTTGGGAACAAGCAGAAATCTTAATGCAACCGATTCTAATTAGGGTAATTGATAATTTGCGTCAAACTTTGGAAACTTCCGATTGGCAAGGAACTTATCAAGAAACCCAAACTCCTTACCCAGGATACCAACTTTTGTTAACTAAAGATAACCAGACTGTTAATCTGGATATTTGGCAACTATGTTTTCAAATCTGTTTTCTTGACTATCAATCGGAAATCCCTAACCAGTTTGTAGACATTGACACCAGCTTAATTACCGATAATGAAGTAAATTGGGAAAGTCTAGAAAGTAAAACTAAAGCAGTGATTAAGGAAATTTTTGCCCATTTATAGCTTATGTACAAAGAATCACAAGTAGCCATTAACACTCGCCACGATTGGGGTTTACTAGAGATTAAGGGTAGCGATCGCTCTCGTTTTCTCCACAATCAAACCACTAACGACATTTTATCATTACAAACGGGTCAAACTTGCGATACTGTATTCGTTAACTCTATCGGACGCACTTTGGATTTAGCTACCGTCTTAGTGACTCCCGAAGCGATCTTGATTTTGATTTCTCCCAATCGTCGCGAATTTCTACTTAATTGGATGGATCGCTACATTTTCCCCATGGATCAAGTCGAGTTAACAGATATCTCCCGAGACTACGCTATTTTTAGCCTCATTGGTCCAGCTAGTCAGTCGCTTTTAACTGAATTGGGTTTGGAAAATCCCCCCCCGAGTCAAGAACATCAGATCTGGAATTACTTAAATACTTCCATTTATCTAGCCAGTGGGTGCGGTTTAGCCATCCCTGGTTACACTCTCTTGGTTCCCATAGAAGCAAGTCAACGCGTTTGGCAAGCTTTAATACAATTAAATACACAAATACTGACCGAGTCAGATTGGGAACACCTGCGTATTTTACAAGGAAGACCCATCCCGGATCAAGAATTAACCGAAGACTATAACCCTCTCGAGGCTGGACTTTGGCAAAGTATCTCTTTTAACAAAGGTTGCTATATTGGACAGGAAACCATAGCTCGACTCAATACCTATCAAGGTGTCAAACAGAGACTCTGGGGAATTCGTTTAGAAAATCCTGTTGCACCGGGTACTATCATTACTATAGCTGACAAAAAAGTTGGTAAACTCACTAGTTGTAGTGGTAACTTTGGATTAGCTTATATTCGTACTCAAGCAGGAGGCGAAGGTTTGCAAGTCCAACTAGGAGATACCCAAGGTCAGGTAGTTCCTGTAGCTTTTTTAACTCATGAATATTACCGCTGATAATTCTGGGGATAACGAATCTGACGGCGTCCATTTTCTACCACTTGCAACATCTCTTGTAAGTTTTGCTCTAGATGGTTTAAAACCGCGTCAGCGTAGTCTTCAGCCTCTTTTTGCATGGTATCAGTTTCTTGAATAGTCATCTGACGAAGATGCTCTACCTGTTGTTGTGTGTTAGTACGCGTTTTCTCGACTTCAGCAAAAGTCTGTAGTTGCAAAGCCTCACATTCTTGTTGAACTTTTTGTCTAATCTCCCTCGCTTCCATTTCTGCTTGTTGAATAATTCCCGATTCATTGAGAATCTGATGGGCGCGCTTTCTCGCTGAATCTACGATCTGTTTGGCGCAGTTTTCTGCTTCTGAGATAATCGAGTTCTTTTCGCGTAAAACTTCCCTCGCTTGCTCTAATTGGTGAGGAATTTTTTTCTTTACTTCATCTAACTGTCGCAAGAGTCTTTCCTCATTAACTATCGTAATCCGAGTCAGAGGGAGATGGAAACTATCGAAAATAATTTCTTCGACTTTATTGAGTTCACCTTGAACGTCTAAATCAGGATCTCCTGAAGCTATATACTCGATCTTGTCTAGAGAATGAGCCGCTTCACCGTTTTGCTCAAAAGATGGGTTTTGGCGTACCATTTTTAAATATCGTTTTCTATTTAAAACAAGTTAAATTATTCCTTTAGATTGTAACTTGTGTTGGTATAACTTTTCAACTACGGGACTGACGGGGCTCGAACCCGCAACTTCCGCCGTGACAGGGCGGTGCTCTAACCAATTGAACTACAGTCCCAGTTTTGAACACATTCACTATATTAACTTATCTTTTATGTATTTGTCAATACTTTCAGTTAATTAATTTTTAAACGCAAGTTACTGCCAACTTTAAGGACAATGACTAAAGCCAGAAGGTTGATTAACCAGTGTGATACGACCAACCCCCAAATCAGACAGACAACGAGACTAACCACGGTTAGTACACCATAAATATCATGATTGGTACGTTGATCTAAAACAGCGCTTCCCACAGCCATGGCTAACAACAGAAAAGGGAAAATGTGTAAAATCATCATTACTCACCTCATTTGATCTGCTTCCTCTCTAAACTAACACTTTTTACTTGAAAGTATCTGGTTTTTTCGTTAGAAAACTTAGCATAGGTGTGAGGTGAGTGATTTATTTTGCCCTGTCTTTCAACTTTTGGCAGTGGCGCCAAAGCGATCAATTAAGAGATCTTTTAACTGAGATTTCAACTCGTCACAGGGGACACTTTTCTCTAAGAGAGTTCCTAGCTTGGCATCTTTGCCTACTTTCCCACCGGTGTAGATATTGACTGCTTCTACTGATTGACCATCTTTGCGGGTTTTAGTGCCAATTAAACCGATGTCTCCTGCTTGAGCTTGACCACAAGAATTAGGACAACCCGTCCAGTGAATGCGCACCCGTTGCGGTAAATCTAACTCTTGATCCAATTCTTGGGCTAACGCTAAAGCTCTGGCTTTGGTTTCAATTAAAGCAAAGTTACAATAACGAGCACCCGTACAGGAAATTACAGAACGAGTCAGAGGAGTAGGGTTAATTGTAAACTCTTGCAATAGAGGTTCAGCTAACAAAGTGGGCAGGTTTTCAGTAGCAACGTAGGGAATAATGGCATTTTGCTCCACGGTGAGACGGATTTCTCCATTACCGTAGACTTCTGCCAGTCTAGCTAGGCTAAACATCTGTTCAGCATTCAAGCGTCCCATGGGAACGTGTAAACCCACATAGTTATAACCAGGTTGAATCTGAGGGTGAATTCCCAAATGATCTTTTTTATCTTGGGTAATTTCGTCTTCGAGGGCCGCTTGAGCTAGGGTTTTACCAAGTTCTCGTTCTACTTCTGAACGGAATTTTGCCATTCCCCATTTGTCAATGAGCCACATTAGTCGAGATTTGCCGCGATTTTCTCGTAAACCTTCAGCTAAACCATTTTTGGTGTATACGTTTAAAATAGCGCAGGAGATAGCAACTACATCATCGTTGGCGCTTACCCACACATCCATGGGTAAAGATTCAGCACAACGTTGAGCAGAAAGATAGCCCCCGACAATCAGGTTAAAGCCCAATTCTCCGTCTTTGTAAGCGGGAATAAAGGCAAGATCGTTGATTTCCGCGTGAATAGAGTTATCTCTGGAGCCTTCGATCGCTATGTTAAATTTACGGGGTAAGTTAGTAAAAGTTGGGTTACCCTCTCCAAAGTTGGTGATGGTGTCTTGTACTTTGTTAACTAGTTCGCGAGTATCGATTAATTCATCGGGATCGAGCCCTGCTACGGGAGATCCGGTGATATTGCGGACGTTATCAAATCCCGATTGTATACTCGTCATCCCTAAGGCTCTTAAGCGACGCAGGATCTCTGGGGTATCTTCTAAACGAATTCCCCGCAGTTGGATGTTTTGACGGGTGGTAATGTCGGCGCTACCATCATCGCCGTAACGTTGCACTATTTCCCCGAGGTAAGCCATGTTCTCACTGCTGAAACAACCATTGGGAATGCGCAGACGCAGCATGAACTTACCTGGTGTCACGGGACGATAAAAAATGCCTAACCACTTGAGACGAACTTCTAAATCCGTTTTATCCATCGCTTCCCAGCCAATTTGGGCAAAATAATCTAATTCGTCTTTAACTGCTAAGCCGTCTTTTTCCGCTTTAGCTTTTTCTAACTTGTGTAATCTTGTGTCTGATTTGTCAACAGTTTGCATCTTTTGATCCTAAATTGTTTGATATCCCCGCTCTCTAAGAATAGATTACAAATTTAAACCGAGATAATTTGTATTTTTACTTACTAAATGATTGAGTCGTTGCAATATTTGCATCAAATATTTGGTTTTTTACATAAAAGCTAGAAATAGTTAGCTTTTTCGCTTCAGAAGCCCTACACCGTATTTAACCACAGAAAAAACAATAATCAAAATCGGTTTAGGATAAATGCCTGTCAGGAAATGTGAGACTCAGGGCTACTTGTGATTCTTGATGTATGTATTTAGAGTGCTGTAATACTACGGGCATCTTGAAGGGAAAAGGGATCTTAAAGGGGAAAGGATAAACGGTAAAGGGTAAAAATCCTCCTTGTCTACTTTGTCTCTCCCCCGGGGTAAAGGGTAAAGGTTTAATCTAAAACCTAACGCCAAAGAACCTAGAGAGGGGGTTTAAATTTTCTACCACCTTAATACGTACTACTATATATATCTTTCCTTACTATAAAAGTCGGTTTTCATTTGACACTCTTTATTTTTTCTGCTACTATCAGCAGTAAATAATGTAAGTAGAGCGCTACGCGCACCTTTAAAGGGGAAAGATGAAACGTAGGCCAGATAATTATTAAACGCGGGTTCAATTGTCCTAAACTTACCGGATATTGCTGTAAATGCTTTTGAATTACCAGTACCGATGCTATCTTGAAACTCCCCAAAAAGCGCAGTTAAACAACTGGCTACGGGTGGCTCAATATTGGTATAACTGGCAATTAGGCGACCGTTTTACTTGGTGGGAAACCAATCGTAGTAACTATATTGTTCCTAGTGGTGATTGTTGTTATCTATCATGCAGTTTGCCACCTAAAGAGTTGAGAGACAAGCCTAACTTCTTTTCTCAGAAAAAGTTGTTACCAGAGAAGAAAAAAGACCTAGTTCTTGTTAGACATTCTGGAGAACTACTAGATTTTACCACTGTACCTTCTCAAACCTTGCAAGATGTATCCAAACGTGTAGACCAGGCATTTGAAAGATATATAAAAGGGGATAAAAACGGTAAAAGAAGTGGTAAACCCCGCTTTAAAAGCCGTTATCGCACCTTAAGAATAGAAGGACAAGCCATCAAAATCACGAGAGTAGGAAAGGATTGGCTTTTTTTATCCTGCTCTAAGCTCAAAGGATGGCTAAAAATCAGATTACATCGCCCCTTACCCCCAGGTTTTTTATTAAAGAATATCCTCATTAGCAAAAAAGCCGATGGGTGGTATTGTACATTTTGTTTGGATGAGCCAACAGTACCTATTTTTACTCCAGATAAGATTATTCCTACCTGGGAAAATTCACTAGGGATTGATGCGGTTTTGTACGAAGATGACTACCTTGCTACTTCTGAAGGTCAAAAATTACCCTCGGTTAAATCTTTCCGCAAAAACCAACACCAATTAGCGAAAATTTCTCGGGCAAAAAACTCTCGTAAGAAAGGAACAAAAGCGAGAAGAAAGTTAGCTAAAAGAGAGGGTAGAAAACATCAACAAATAGCTAGAGCCAGAAAAGATCATGCTTACAAAACCGCTCATACTTTGGTAAGAACAAATAAAAAAGTATTTTTGGTAGAGGATTTAAATCTTAAAGGTTTAACCAAGCGAAATAAAGTTAAAAAGGATACAGATGGTAATTACTTAAAAAATGGACAGTCAGCTAAATCAGGATTAAATAAATCTTGGTTGGATGCAGCATTTGGAAGCTTTTACGAAACACTGTCTTACATAGCCGAAAAAGCTGGAGCAGTGGTAATTAAAGTAAATCCCGCATATACATCCCAATTACTCGCCTATCGGGATGAGTTTGTATTTACCGATTGTTCTATACGGGTATATTATGATCCCAGAGAAGAAATAACTGTCGATAGGGATTATAATTCGTCGATAAATATAAAAAGAGTCGGGCTGGAACTGTTCCCGACTATAAACCGGCGTAGTGGGAAAATTACGAAGTCTAAAACTGATAGTACCACGAAGCAAGTTCTGGAAGTCCTAAAAGGATGCCAGAAGCCTATACTCTGTCAATAGACGAGCAAAGAGGTAGTTCACGTTAAGCTAAGGGATAATTTGTAACTCACCAGAAAATTCTGCCCATGCCCACAATTTTAGAACAAGCACAATTAGTTTCTGCTCAAAGCGACTGGTCTAGTGCTACTTACCACCTACAACAACTTCTAGAGAGCGAACCAAGTATAACAGATACAGAGTTGGCTATCATTATAGACTTGGCTTTAACTATTTTAGCTAGGGGAGATTTTCAAGAACGCTGGGATATTGCCAAGATTATCCCTAAGCTAGGATACGGGGTTGTTACTCCTCTGATCGCTATTTGGGAAGACGTAGGGATAGATCCAGATCACCGATGGTACGCAGCTAAAATTCTCGGTAATTTCCCACAACCAGAGGTAATTATTAGCTTAGTAAATGTCTTAAGTACTACAGAGATAGAAGATCTAAAAGAAATGGCCGCTCTTACCCTCGCTGGATTAGAGCAACAGGCGATCGCACCTTTGGTAGTTTTACTAGCTGATCCTCAATCTCGTTTACTAGCTACGCGCGCTCTAGCTCAGATTCGACGTCCCGAAGTGATCGAACCTTTACTAGGTATAGTCAAAGACGAAAATGTAGTAATAAGAGCTACAGCGATTGAAACCCTGGCTAGTTTTCGCTCCTCACGCATTCCCCCGGTACTAATCGAAGCGTTAGAAGATTTAGCCGCATCAGTAAGAAAGGAAGCAGTAATTGGGTTAGGAGCGAGAGCTGACTTAGACGAGGACTTACAATTGGTTGAGCGTCTAGCTCCCCTATTACATGATCTTTCCGTAGAAGTCTGTCAACAAACGGCGATCGCCCTCGGTAAATTCTCCACTCCACGCGCCGCAACGGTGTTATTTGAAACGCTGCAATCTCCTTATACCCCTCTATTTCTGCAACTTACTATAATTCAGGTTTTAGCTTGGAGCGAAAGCGAATCTAGTTTAAACTATCTTCAGCAAGCCTTCACTCTAGTTACTACCGAAGCCAAAGTAGAAATAATTCGCGTTTTAGGCAGAATTGCCACAGAAAACCTTAAATCCCCAGCTACTTCTATCCTAATCGATTGTTTTCAGTCTCAAGCTGCCATTAG contains these protein-coding regions:
- a CDS encoding FG-GAP repeat protein, with translation MTIVSPFELANIDGINGTVVQGVSAASIFADDLSNIGDINSDGIDDFVIAEENNNRAYVILGNANGIPNNLNVNALNPNGYRIIGPSGFSEDVAGVGGDVNQDGFNDFIVGADDSNSAYVIFGGTTIADLSVSSTNNSRFIKIQGIAGEDFGQSVGGAGDFNGDGVSDVVIGAPGANGDNGAVFIIYGGANFPTEELNVGNTTEFNVTNGLRINNNLITDAEFGTDVASAGNFDGVGGDDLIVGAPVASTNDGTAFIISSDNNSSSTPRNLSTFSFLRVDGTSNELLGESVSGTGNVGGSSNDDVIIGARGSTNGKAYVIFGRGGGILDLATTTLTGTDGFAITGRASGDQAGRSVSAGDINGDGQNDLIVGARFADPDSARTDAGEVYVVYGRTNYTSGNIPVISLNGTNGFIATGIDAGNQAGTSVSAGDFNNDGIDDLLIGAPRGNSNKGEAYVIYGESTNGPGLTPGVNIRGTFRPDNLVGGAGNNTIYGLLGNDTLTGFGGNDLLNGGAGSDRLNGGPGSDTMTGGLGSDFFVYSGPTEGIDTITDFSVAQDDIAVSGAGFGVGAVTGANFAVGTGAPGTTPGFSYNSGTGDLFFWSNSTTSTQLATLSSNLSLTNSNFVVTA
- a CDS encoding folate-binding protein YgfZ — translated: MYKESQVAINTRHDWGLLEIKGSDRSRFLHNQTTNDILSLQTGQTCDTVFVNSIGRTLDLATVLVTPEAILILISPNRREFLLNWMDRYIFPMDQVELTDISRDYAIFSLIGPASQSLLTELGLENPPPSQEHQIWNYLNTSIYLASGCGLAIPGYTLLVPIEASQRVWQALIQLNTQILTESDWEHLRILQGRPIPDQELTEDYNPLEAGLWQSISFNKGCYIGQETIARLNTYQGVKQRLWGIRLENPVAPGTIITIADKKVGKLTSCSGNFGLAYIRTQAGGEGLQVQLGDTQGQVVPVAFLTHEYYR
- a CDS encoding HEAT repeat domain-containing protein; translation: MPTILEQAQLVSAQSDWSSATYHLQQLLESEPSITDTELAIIIDLALTILARGDFQERWDIAKIIPKLGYGVVTPLIAIWEDVGIDPDHRWYAAKILGNFPQPEVIISLVNVLSTTEIEDLKEMAALTLAGLEQQAIAPLVVLLADPQSRLLATRALAQIRRPEVIEPLLGIVKDENVVIRATAIETLASFRSSRIPPVLIEALEDLAASVRKEAVIGLGARADLDEDLQLVERLAPLLHDLSVEVCQQTAIALGKFSTPRAATVLFETLQSPYTPLFLQLTIIQVLAWSESESSLNYLQQAFTLVTTEAKVEIIRVLGRIATENLKSPATSILIDCFQSQAAIRAYPELKQALAHSLGQLKTPESIPILLELAKDPEMGVRLHAINALNRINNHQENNE
- a CDS encoding ferredoxin--nitrite reductase; the encoded protein is MQTVDKSDTRLHKLEKAKAEKDGLAVKDELDYFAQIGWEAMDKTDLEVRLKWLGIFYRPVTPGKFMLRLRIPNGCFSSENMAYLGEIVQRYGDDGSADITTRQNIQLRGIRLEDTPEILRRLRALGMTSIQSGFDNVRNITGSPVAGLDPDELIDTRELVNKVQDTITNFGEGNPTFTNLPRKFNIAIEGSRDNSIHAEINDLAFIPAYKDGELGFNLIVGGYLSAQRCAESLPMDVWVSANDDVVAISCAILNVYTKNGLAEGLRENRGKSRLMWLIDKWGMAKFRSEVERELGKTLAQAALEDEITQDKKDHLGIHPQIQPGYNYVGLHVPMGRLNAEQMFSLARLAEVYGNGEIRLTVEQNAIIPYVATENLPTLLAEPLLQEFTINPTPLTRSVISCTGARYCNFALIETKARALALAQELDQELDLPQRVRIHWTGCPNSCGQAQAGDIGLIGTKTRKDGQSVEAVNIYTGGKVGKDAKLGTLLEKSVPCDELKSQLKDLLIDRFGATAKS
- a CDS encoding FG-GAP repeat protein, which translates into the protein MTIASPFELANIDGTNGTVIQGVSESLDFADELSSIGDINRDGIDDFVIAEEDNNRAYVIFGNANGIPNNLNVNALGPNGYRIIGPVGSGLGEDLAGVGGDVNQDGFNDFIVGADDSDSAYVIFGGTTTADLSLLTPNDNRFIQIQGIAGEDFGESVGSAGDFNGDGISDVAIGAPDANGDDGSVFIIYGGPNFPTEALDLNVAGSLNTTNGLRIDNNVIADAEFGADVASAGNFDGIGPNDLIVGAEEANGNEGTAFIISGDNNSTFVDRDLSTFSFLRVDGVGTDYAGWSVSGTGNVGGSSNDDVIISAPFRGAGRAYVIFGRGGGIIDLATTTLTGTNGFAITGRANGDYAGNSVSAGDINGDGRNDLIVGASDADPDSARTDAGEVYVVYGRTNYTSGTIPAISLNGTNGFIARGIDADNEAGQSVGADDFNNDGIDDLLIGAPGANSNKGEVYVIYGESADGPIIDPPPPTPGVNLRGTFAPNNLVGGAGNDTINGLGGNDTLTGAAGNDLLLGGVGSDRLNGGPGSDTMTGGAGSDFFVYSGPTEGIDTITDFSVAQDDIAVSGAGFGVGSVTGANFNLGATAPGTTPGFSYNSGTGGLFFWSNSTTSTQLATLSSNLGLTNSNFVVTA
- a CDS encoding RNA-guided endonuclease TnpB family protein; the protein is MLLNYQYRCYLETPQKAQLNNWLRVAQYWYNWQLGDRFTWWETNRSNYIVPSGDCCYLSCSLPPKELRDKPNFFSQKKLLPEKKKDLVLVRHSGELLDFTTVPSQTLQDVSKRVDQAFERYIKGDKNGKRSGKPRFKSRYRTLRIEGQAIKITRVGKDWLFLSCSKLKGWLKIRLHRPLPPGFLLKNILISKKADGWYCTFCLDEPTVPIFTPDKIIPTWENSLGIDAVLYEDDYLATSEGQKLPSVKSFRKNQHQLAKISRAKNSRKKGTKARRKLAKREGRKHQQIARARKDHAYKTAHTLVRTNKKVFLVEDLNLKGLTKRNKVKKDTDGNYLKNGQSAKSGLNKSWLDAAFGSFYETLSYIAEKAGAVVIKVNPAYTSQLLAYRDEFVFTDCSIRVYYDPREEITVDRDYNSSINIKRVGLELFPTINRRSGKITKSKTDSTTKQVLEVLKGCQKPILCQ